A single Drechmeria coniospora strain ARSEF 6962 chromosome 03, whole genome shotgun sequence DNA region contains:
- a CDS encoding hydantoinase yields MVEAKDARRLRIGVDVGGTNTDGVILDPQAASTPGKGILAWHKAPTTANPSDGINNVIDAMFQSAKISPNEVASVTIGTTHFVNAVVERDAARLSKVAVVRLCGPFSKHVPPCVDWPDDMRQLILGHSSLLKGGLEVDGTVISDIDPAQIREECAAIRSKGIKSIVVNGVFSPIDIVELQEERAAEIIKAELPDCDVVCSKDIANLGFLERENASILNASILAFARMTIRSFQEPFKTLGLRCPIFFTQNDGTVLTGDGAARLPIRTFSSGPTNSMRGAAFLAHGMLSEAVMVVDIGGTTTDVGLLQANGFPRQQAAYSELAGIRMNFSCPDVKSIGLGGGSVVRTNDPLTIGPDSIGRKLTQDSLVFGGNVLTATDCTVQTKLHLDVGDGSLVKGILSAEECEAFQDLVRRKLEKAIDTMKTSPDEIPVLLVGGGAVIAPDELKGASRVLKPKWSQVANAIGAAVARVSVVVDTVQSTETRSTSEWFEEVSQRAIQKTIAAGALPSSVEVVEKDALPLQYIAHKTRFIVRAAGDFDPSRSHSALLLPEQSSGGPQNTSEFENTANRVPAEVFTAKASQELDLYAYRPKVVNRVWYVSETDLSWITTGCYILGTGGGGSPYSSMIRLRSDLRKGAIVRIVHPHDLKDDDQVGCGGGVGSPTVGIEKLAADELMEAQNELYKICPRPATHMIAIEIGGANGLGGMQLAASSYMNVPAVDGDWMGRAYPTKWQTTPVVFNERSPIWSPISMSDGNGNVVVMPKASSDRQVERIMRAALCEMGSHTGCAEAPVSGAETKRWVVEHTISQSWRIGRAVARARRENRVDNVAETIIEECGGRSAGKVLWKGKIIGVERRLRSGYVYGECMIEGANVRGDDVPTARGKTEPSFQGIIKIPFKNENIAVLRMGKASGEEEQADVLAIVPDLITVIDAHNGEAIGTPEYRYGLLVVVLGLAASDKWTSTERGIQLGGPESFGFDHLKYTPLGVFEKPKSVIDEYDEQS; encoded by the exons AtggtcgaggccaaggatgcAAGGCGCCTCCGGATCGGGGTCGATGTCGGCGGCACCAATACCGACGGTGTGATCCTTGATCCTCAGGCTGCGTCGACACCTGGCAAAGGCATCTTAGCATGGCACAAggccccgacgacggcaaacCCCAGCGACGGTATCAACAATGTCATCGATGCCATGTTCCAGTCCGCCAAGATCAGCCCCAACGAAGTGGCCAGCGTCACGATTGGCACCACGCACTTTGTGAATGCCGTTGTCGAAAGAGACGCAGCCCGACTGTCCAAAGTGGCTGTTGTGCGGCTCTGCGGTCCCTTTTCGAAGCACGTTCCTCCCTGCGTCGACTGGCCAGACGATATGAGGCAGCTGATTCTCGGTCACTCCTCGCTGCTCAAGGGGGGACTCgaagtcgacggcaccgtcatctCGGACATTGACCCGGCTCAGATCAGAGAAGAGTGTGCTGCGATCCGCAGCAAGGGCATCAAAagcatcgtcgtcaacgGCGTCTTCAGTCCCATCGACATTGTCGAGTTGCAAGAGGAGCGAGCGGCCGAGATCATCAAGGCAGAGTTGCCGGACTGTGACGTCGTTTGCTCCAAAGACATAGCCAATCTGGGATTTCTAGAGCGTGAAAACGCATCCATTCTGAACGCATCCATTCTCGCCTTTGCCAGAATGACCATCAGGTCGTTTCAAGAGCCCTTCAAGACGCTCGGCCTGCGCTGCCCCATCTTCTTCACGCAAAATGACGGCACCGTGTTGACGGGAGACGGGGCAGCGCGACTTCCCATACGTACATTTTCAAGTGGTCCTACGAACAGCATGAGGGGTGCTGCCTTCCTGGCCCATGGGATGTTGTCCGAGGCGGTCATGGTCGTGGACATTGGCGGAACGACAACCGACGTGGGGCTGCTGCAAGCCAACGGTTTTCCACGTCAACAGGCGGCATACAGCGAGCTCGCCGGGATCCGCATGAACTTTTCCTGCCCCGACGTGAAAAGTATCGGTCTTGGAGGGGGCTCCGTTGTTCGAACAAACGATCCACTCACCATCGGACCGGACAGTATCGGCCGCAAACTAACACAAGACTCGCTCGTGTTTGGTGGCAATGTTCTCACGGCAACGGACTGCACCGTACAGACAAAGCTGCATCTTGATGTAGGCGACGGAAGTCTCGTCAAAGGAATTCTGAGCGCAGAAGAATGTGAAGCTTTCCAGGACCTTGTCCGACGGAAGCTTGAAAAGGCCATTGATACGATGAAGACATCGCCCGATGAAATAcccgtcctcctcgttgGCGGCGGTGCGGTCATCGCGCCGGACGAGTTGAAGGGGGCCAGCAGAGTCCTAAAACCGAAATGGTCGCAGGTTGCGAACGCAATCGGTGCTGCCGTCGCTAGGGTAAGTGTCGTGGTGGACACGGTGCAGTCCACCGAGACGAGGTCAACGAGTGAGTGGTTCGAGGAAGTCAGCCAGCGGGCCATTCAAAAAACCATCGCTGCTGGCGCCCTGCCGTCTTCGGTGGAGGTGGTCGAGAAGGATGCTCTCCCGCTCCAA TATATTGCTCACAAGACACGCTTCATCGTTCGTGCGGCTGGCGATTTCGATCCCTCGAGGAGCCACTCGGCCTTGCTGCTCCCCGAACAGTCCTCCGGTGGACCCCAAAATACGAGCGAGTTCGAGAACACGGCGAACAGAGTCCCTGCTGAGGTATTCACCGCCAAGGCGAGTCAGGAGCTTGACCTTTACGCATATCGGCCCAAGGTCGTGAACAGAGTATGGTACGTTTCAGAGACCGATTTGAGCTGGATCACGACAGGCTGCTATATCCTCGGTACCGGGGGCGGCGGCTCCCCGTACTCGTCCATGATCCGTCTGCGGTCGGACCTGCGTAAAGGAGCCATCGTTCGCATCGTACACCCGCACGATTTGAAGGATGATGACCAGGTTGGCTGCGGCGGTGGCGTTGGCAGCCCGACGGTGGGCATCGAGAAGTtggcggcggacgagctgATGGAAGCGCAAAACGAACTCTACAAAATATGCCCTCGTCCAGCCACGCACATGATTGCCATTGAGATCGGCGGCGCCAATGGCCTTGGAGGGATGCAGCTTGCGGCGAGCAGCTACATGAACGttcccgccgtcgacggcgactgGATGGGTCGCGCGTACCCAACAAAGTGGCAGACGACGCCGGTGGTGTTCAACGAGAGAAGCCCGATCTGGTCCCCCATCTCGATGTCGGACGGAAACGGCAATGTCGTCGTCATGCCCAAGGCGAGCTCGGACAGGCAAGTCGAGCGCATCATGCGCGCGGCACTTTGCGAAATGGGGTCCCACACAGGCTGCGCAGAAGCGCCCGTGTCGGGAGCCGAGACAAAGCGTTGGGTGGTGGAACACACGATATCGCAATCCTGGAGGATCGGAAGGGCCGTCGCTCGTGCGAGAAGAGAGAATCGCGTCGACAACGTGGCCGAGACGATCATCGAAGAATGCGGCGGCAGGAGTGCCGGCAAAGTGTTGTGGAAGGGAAAGATTATCGGTGTGGAACGACGTCTGAGATCCGGCTACGTCTACGGTGAGTGCATGATCGAGGGTGCTAATGTCAGAGGAGACGATGTGCCTACCGCCCGAGGCAAGACCGAACCGTCCTTCCAGGGGATCATCAAGATTCCCTTCAAGAACGAAAACATTGCCGTTCTCCGCATGGGCAAAGCGAGCGGAGAGGAGGAGCAAGCGGACGTGCTTGCGATTGTGCCGGATCTCATCACCGTCATCGACGCGCACAATGGCGAGGCGATTGGAACGCcagagtacaggtacggcttgctcgtcgtcgtcctgggTCTTGCGGCTAGCGACAAGTGGACGTCAACAGAGCGAGGGATCCAGCTCGGAGGACCAGAGAGCTTCGGCTTCGACCACCTCAAGTACACCCCCTTGGGCGTTTTCGAGAAGCCAAAGAGTGTGATTGATGAGTATGACGAGCAATCTTGA
- a CDS encoding ABC transporter yields MQAVLGLVTVGGTLRYYAAKPTEIVAYLENGIVDVAALAVAVLWCIFRHFALRNEPSKVRPSWHLALKMLTAMAFWIDLELPNSPLAIIRTVARVVGFAVLWYTSYREHTRSVRPSTVLCIYLATSMLLDLSCIRDVLLFFGNQTLTNLVRASFVLKIVLFITEVAEKRAYLRDQWKSESPEATGGIFNRSLYLWLNGLLMNGYRSLLTVDTITPIDAELLSASTPSSLIDRWDQADKSGGNALFWTFCAHYKWSFLAGVVPRLLNTALSLAQPFLIKSVLEFVAQTEQPGSSYTAYKLIGGYMIVYTGLSVRHHASNDAPLPEVKADVHSQMTYAIYEQKNYRMLAMFRGSLISMIYGKTLKLASSDIDDAEAITLMSADIDRIESFTIAHEMYASVIEASVALWLLFKLLGVAMMAPVVWVVACFFIGLPLATAAGNAQIPWLEAIEDRLAATSKLLSMAKPIRMTGLSDIMAAKVQFLRQQEVQASRSHRVLGIYMAMWHFVASGMASVWGFGAYILLAKGGSDTLTEGVAFAALSLFEILEQPLSSVVDGFELVQTVLNSFSRIQEYLLSDEQEDYRADLSSDTRITDQDSVEPVESDLTTLYSRDGLSSDTFAAAFNVSAGYRKKNEKAQDENSDSDSLDIMSDSETDADDDIKDKDRLVFEGLNFEFPRGKTTIVYGAVGAGKSTLLKLLLGEVPVVSGSVSTNFSRAAYCPQTPWISWGTVQSNIIGMALLEKQWYDTVIEACGLAADFMELPNGDHTPTGTRGSRLSGGQQKRVSLARALYSRSRTMILDDILSGLDRKTERSVLEAVFGPNGVLKKLGSTVVLASSSAKHLGLADYIVVLDEKGKISRRGSPESMSDIVEFIQDSEIETGPGEGLPANLSETPLPELELLEGEMNAGRGAGDTQVYLYYAKIAGWWSTVAFVVGCAAIVFGVTFPSVWLQWWTSANERHPNENIGYWLGVYGALVGVAVLGCAMADSVLNLAVLPAAAQKFHDVLLTTTMRASTSFLTSTDAGNTLNRLSQRLRFSQDLELIDSDLPMSLDSLVFHFLSAVASIVLVCTGSLYILAAIPVCICTLGIIQAYYLRTSRQMRLLDIEAKAPLFSQFLETIQGAASIRAYGWTQDYIDRNVTALNDSQRPYYLMCCIQRWLTVVLDLFNAGLAVLLVALATTVRNGSTGVLGVALFNILTLSSAFQTLIQEWTRVEIALGAIARVKAYVKSVKDENLPGEDGDLPDFWPSEGQIVLKNISASYNSTSEPVLKDIDLNIRAGEKVAICGRTGSGKSSLISTILRMLDLDSGTIIIDGVDISREVFFPLTTVRENLDPHETAKDEKLIEALRSVRLWDVFASRGGLDGDLSEDTLSHGEKQLFCLARALVQPAKVVIVDEAISSVDADADELIQQVLREKLQNRTVLAIAHKLDSVMDYDRAVLLERGRIVESGNPRELMELPTSMFRALYDSMSHSSYASSSSDA; encoded by the exons ATGCAGGCGGTCTTGGGATTGGTAACCGTAGGAGGCACTCTCCGGTACTACGCGGCAAAGCCTACGGAAATTGTGGCATATCTCGAGaatggcatcgtcgacgtagCTGCACTGGCCGTGGCTG TCCTTTGGTGTATTTTCAGGCATTTCGCTCTGCGAAATGAGCCGTCAAAGGTTCGGCCGTCATGGCATCTTGCTTTGAAAATG CTCACTGCTATGGCATTCTGGATCGACCTTGAACTTCCCAACTCGCCGCTTGCCATTATACGAACAGTGGCGAGAGTTGTTGGCTTTGCAGTGCTGTGGTATACGTCATACCGGGAACATACTCGCTCTGTTCGTCCGTCGACTGTGCTGTGTATTTACCTGGCAACTTCGATGCTTCTGGACCTTTCCTGCATCCGAGATGTGCTGCTTTTCTTCGGTAATCAAACACTAACTAACCTCGTCCGTGCCAGCTTTGTTCTGAAGATTGTCCTCTTCATCACTGAGGTGGCAGAGAAGCGGGCATATCTTCGGGACCAGTGGAAGAGCGAATCACCAGAGGCAACGGGAGGAATCTTCAACAGATCCCTGTATTTGTGGCTAAACGGCCTCTTAATGAACGGATATCGCTCCCTCCTGACCGTAGACACAATCACAcccatcgacgccgagcttctCTCCGCTTCGACTCCATCGAGCTTGATTGATCGTTGGGACCAAG CCGATAAATCAGGTGGCAATGCCCTCTTTTGGACTTTCTGCGCACACTACAAATGGAGCTTCTTGGCCGGGGTTGTGCCACGCCTGTTGAACACGGCATTGAGTCTCGCGCAACCGTTTCTAATAAAGTCCGTTCTCGAATTCGTCGCACAAACTGAGCAACCCGGTTCCAGCTATACGGCATATAAGCTTATTGGAGGTTATATGATCGTGTACACCGGCCTCTCTGTTCGTCACCATGCATCAAACGATGCCCCCCTGCCAGAGGTCAAAGCTGACGTCCATTCACAGATGACATACGCCATATATGAGCAGAAAAACTATCGAATGCTTGCCATGTTTCGTGGCAGCTTGATTTCCATGATCTATGGCAAGACGCTGAAGCTGGCCTCCTCGGACATTGACGACGCAGAAGCCATTACTCTTATGAGCGCCGACATTGACCGCATTGAATCTTTCACCATTGCCCACGAGATGTACGCCAGCGTCATTGAAGCATCTGTCGCTCTATGGCTTCTGTTCAAGCTTCTTGGAGTCGCCATGATGGCGCCGGTGGTTTGGGTTGTTG CTTGTTTCTTTATTGGCCTACCACTTGCTACTGCTGCAGGAAACGCTCAGATCCCATGGCTAGAAGCAATAGAGGACCGATTAGCGGCGACGTCCAAGTTGCTGAGCATGGCCAAACCCATCCGGATGACGGGCCTATCCGACATAATGGCGGCCAAGGTCCAGTTTCTGAGACAACAGGAAGTTCAAGCGTCCCGCAGCCATCGTGTGCTGGGGATCTACATGGCCATGTGGC ATTTCGTCGCCTCCGGAATGGCGTCCGTTTGGGGCTTTGGAGCCTACATCCTTCTTGCGAAAGGGGGCTCGGACACGTTAACAGAAGGTGTTGCCTTTGCGGCGCTCAGCCTTTTCGAGATACTGGAACAGCCACTGTCGTCTGttgtcgacggcttcgagctTGTCCAGACAGTCCTAAACTCATTTTCACGCATCcaggagtacttgctcagCGATGAGCAGGAAGACTACCGGGCTGACTTATCGTCTGACACACGGATAACGGACCAAGACTCGGTGGAGCCTGTGGAAAGCGATTTGACGACACTCTACTCGAGAGATGGTCTTAGCTCAGACACCTTTGCCGCTGCGTTCAATGTCTCCGCCGGCTACCGTAAGAAGAATGAAAAGGCCCAAGATGAGAACTCGGACTCGGATTCGCTCGATATCATGAGCGACTCGGAGACggacgccgatgacgatATCAAGGATAAAGACCGTCTTGTATTTGAGGGGCTTAACTTTGAATTCCCACGGGGTAAAACCACGATCGTGTATGGAGCAGTCGGTGCGGGCAAGTCTACGCTCCTGAAACTGCTGTTGGGCGAGGTACCAGTTGTTTCTGGCTCAGTCTCTACTAATTTCTCCAGGGCGGCTTACTGCCCTCAGACGCCTTGGATCAGCTGGGGAACCGTTCAAAGCAACATAATCGGCATGGCACTACTGGAAAAGCAGTGGTACGATACCGTCATAGAAGCGTGTGGTCTCGCTGCAGACTTCATGGAGTTACCCAACGGCGACCACACCCCTACGGGTACTCGAGGCTCCCGGCTAAGCGGAGGGCAGCAGAAACGCGTG TCCTTGGCAAGAGCGCTGTATTCGCGAAGTCGAACCATGATACTCGATGACATTCTCAGTGGCCTAGACCGGAAGACAGAGCGGAGTGTTTTGGAGGCCGTATTCGGACCCAACGGTGTATTGAAGAAGCTAGGATCGACCGTGGTTCTGGCATCAAGCTCAG CAAAGCACCTGGGCTTGGCCGACTATATTGTTGTCTTGGATGAAAAAGGGAAAATATCTCGTAGAGGCTCCCCAGAGAGCATGTCGGATATTGTTGAGTTCATCCAAGATTCCGAGATCGAAACCGGTCCAGGGGAAGGACTGCCAGCGAACTTATCTGAGACCCCCTTGCCAGAGCTGGAACTGCTCGAAGGTGAAATGAACGCCGGGCGCGGGGCAGGAGACACGCAAGTCTATTTATACTATGCCAAAATTGCCGGCTGGTGGTCGACCGTGGCCTTTGTCGTTGGATGCGCAGCCATTGTATTTGGTGTGACGTTTCCAT CTGTTTGGCTCCAGTGGTGGACAAGTGCCAATGAACGTCATCCGAATGAGAACATTGGGTATTGGCTGGGCGTATACGGAGCGCTCGTCGGTGTCGCTGTGCTCGGATGCGCAATGGCAGATAG CGTTTTGAATCTAGCAGTATTACCCGCGGCAGCGCAAAAGTTTCACGACGTCCTGTTGACTACAACCATGCG GGCATCTACGTCATTCCTCACGTCCACTGATGCAGGAAATACTCTCAATAG GCTCTCACAAAGGTTAAGATTCTCCCAGGACCTCGAACTGATCGACAGCGATTTGCCCATGTCGTTGGACTCGCTTGTGTTTCATTTCCTTTCGGCCGTTGCTTCCATTGTCCTCGTTTGTACCGGATCCCTCTATATTCTCGCCGCAATTCCCGTCTGCATCTGCACCTTAGGTATCATTCAGGCCTACTATCTGCGCACATCGAGGCAAATGCGGCTCTTGGATATCGAAGCAAAAGCGCCCCTGTTTTCACAGTTCTTGGAAACCATTCAGGGAGCAGCCAGCATCCGCGCGTACGGGTGGACGCAAGACTATATCGACCGGAATGTCACCGCTCTCAACGACTCGCAGAGACCGTACTACCTCATGTGCTGCATCCAACGCTGGCTCACTGTTGTCTTGGATCTTTTCAACGCCGGGCTTGCCGTGTTGCTTGTTGCCCTGGCCACAACTGTGCGCAATGGGTCTACTGGTGTTCTTGGTGTCGCGCTCTTCAACATTTTGACACTGTCTTCGGCCTTTCAAACGCTGATCCAGGAGTGGACACGGGTCGAGATTGCTCTAGGGGCTATTGCTAGAGTGAAAGCGTACGTCAAGTCTGTCAAGGACGAGAATCTTCccggagaggacggcgactTGCCGGATTTCTGGCCGTCTGAAGGTCAGATTGTGTTGAAGAACATTTCCGCCTCGTACAATTCGACTTCTGAACCTGTCCTAAAGGATATTGACCTGAACATTCGAGCCGGCGAGAAGGTAGCAATCTGTGGTCGAACTGGCAG CGGCAAATCCTCACTTATTTCGACGATTTTGCGTATGCTAGATCTTGACTCTggcaccatcatcatcgacggTGTTGACATTAGCAGG GAGGTCTTCTTTCCCCTAACGACAGTGCGCGAAAACCTGGACCCCCACGAGACGGCAAAGGACGAAAAGCTTATAGAAGCCCTTCGTTCGGTGCGCTTGTGGGATGTTTTCGCGTCGCGCGGCGGGCTCGATGGGGACCTGTCCGAAGATACTCTGTCGCACGGCGAGAAGCAGCTATTCTGCCTCGCACGCGCACTTGTGCAGCCGGCAaaggtcgtcatcgtcgacgaagccatCAGcagcgtcgatgccgacgcggaCGAGCTCATACAGCAGGTGCTCCGTGAAAAGTTGCAGAACAGAACTGTCCTCGCCATTGCGCACAAGCTCGATTCCGTTATGGACTACGATCGAGCTGTACTATTGGAAAGGGGACGCATCGTCGAGTCGGGAAACCCGCGAGAGCTCATGGAATTGCCGACATCCATGTTTCGAGCCCTTTATGATAGCATGAGCCACAGCTCGTACGCATCCTCATCGTCAGATGCGTGA
- a CDS encoding beta-lactamase family protein — protein MELLRSADFSAYVRDRIRRDHVPGLAIALVRDDMIESVAFGKAALEPSRDCTPDSLFDIASASKSLTAAAVAMLVSDDRYPLVRYDAAMSSLLPGDFVMPGTDHGHVTVDDVLGHRTGMPAHDSSYFGPQAAQPDDARTITRNLRNLALVAPNRTQYMYNNMMYTAASYMVEQVTACPFSAFLRDNIFRPLGMNSTRLHPTQARAEALSHLIVDGHCWDPEAKRYLVVPFADAPEAQGAGKVLTSVNDYAKWVKAVMNRQAPVTEDMYAELLRKRISQEAPGDPASASSYYAAGWQVRHCGTHKLIWHEGSDDGFRSTHFFVPEFSFGGVILTNSETSGDLIDSLTNQFVESVVELSSGSPARPWTNPTLDESDSESQAHTDDRSDAESSSSFEEELRQELCPGIGTDVLPQELPLSVYKGEYWNPGYRHFQVGEKGGVLFVDANDRSMAFCLTFEHICDQTKYIAYMKAGTERKGIPTKAEFILENGIAVRLGLQLEEFLKEYIWFDRVNK, from the exons ATGGAACTACTTCGCTCGGCCGACTTCTCAGCGTACGTCCGTGACCGCATCCGCCGAGACCATGTACCGGGTCTCGCCATCGCGCTCGTTCGAGACGACATGATCGAATCTGTGGCCTTCGGAAAAGCGGCCCTGGAGCCTTCCCGGGATTGCACGCCCGACAGCCTCTTCGACATAGCGTCGGCCTCCAAGTCGCTGACggcagccgccgtcgccatgcttGTGAGCGATGACCGCTATCCTCTTGTCCGGTACGATGCTGCCATGTCAAGCCTCCTTCCGGGCGACTTTGTCATGCCCGGGACGGATCATGGCCACGTGACGGTCGATGATGTGCTAGGCCATCGAACCGGAATGCCCGC TCACGACTCGTCGTATTTTGGCCCCCAAGCCGCACAGCCGGATGATGCAAGGACCATCACGCGAAACCTTCGAAACCTTGCCTTGGTGGCGCCCAACCGAAcgcaatacatgtacaacaacATGATGTACACGGCCGCAAGCTACATGGTCGAGCAGGTTACCGCCTGTCCTTTCTCCGCCTTTCTCCGTGACAATATCTTTCGGCCACTTGGCATGAATTCGACCCGTCTGCATCCGACGCAAGCCCGCGCCGAAGCTCTCAGCcacctcatcgtcgacggtcaCTGCTGGGACCCTGAAGCAAAGCGGTACTTGGTCGTCCCGTTTGCCGACGCCCCCGAGGCACAGGGCGCGGGAAAAGTGTTGACAAGCGTAAATGACTATGCCAAATGGGTCAAGGCTGTGATGAACAGGCAAGCGCCCGTCACCGAGGACATGTACGCGGAATTGTTGAGGAAACGAATCTCGCAGGAAGCTCCGGGAGATCCCGCTTCCGCTTCGTCCTACTACGCCGCTGGCTGGCAGGTTCGCCATTGCGGCACTCACAAGTTGATCTGGCATGAGGGATCAGATGACGGCTTTCGATCAACCCACTTCTTCGTTCCCGAATTCAGCTTCGGCGGTGTCATCCTCACCAACTCGGAAACCTCGGGCGACCTTATTGACTCGCTGACTAACCAATTCGTCGAGTCTGTCGTCGAGCTATCTTCCGGCTCTCCAGCACGGCCATGGACAAACCCGACCCTGGACGAGTCAGATTCGGAATCCCAAGCGCACACTGACGATCGCAGCGACGCTGAATCCAGCTCAAGCTTCGAGGAAGAATTGCGACAAGAGCTGTGTCCCGGCATCGGCACGGATGTCCTGCCTCAGGAATTGCCCCTCAGCGTTTACAAAGGGGAGTATTGGAATCCTGGATACCGGCACTTTCAGGTGGGAGAAAAGGGCGGCGTGCTGTTTGTCGACGCAAACGATCGCTCCATGGCCTTTTGTCTGACCTTTGAACACATTTGTGACCAGACAAAGTATATTGCATACATGAAAGCGGGAACGGAGAGAAAGGGGATTCCCACCAAGGCTGAATTTATTCTCGAGAATGGCATTGCCGTCAGGTTAGGTCTTCAGTTGGAGGAATTTTTGAAAGAGTATATATGGTTTGATCGAGTCAACAAATAG